The stretch of DNA AAGCCGGGGCGAGTCTCCCGGGGCTGAAGTGCAACGTGAACAATCGAATAGCCCCCGCCATCCAGCCGAAGCTGGGGCGGGGGCACTGGATTAGAGGAGACCGGGCGAGGGAAGTCACCTGAACTCCGCCTGCTGAATTAAGCTGGCCTTCGAATCGGCAAGGCCTGCAACCGCATCAGGACGTCCAACCGCTCAAGCTCAGCATCCCAAACCTTGAGGTGCCGCAACACCTGTTCAGCCCTCTCCCATTCCGAATACTGAAGCAGCTGCGAGGCCATCACAGCGCTAAATTCCTTCTCAGGTGTCCCACTTTCCACGATGGCCACAGCATCTGACCAGATATCCGCCTTCAAAACCTCATCCAGTTCGCCGCCCACCACTCTGTCCAGTTTGTGATGTAGTGTCTCCACCAGTCTGACGATTCCTTCCCAGACCACGTCATGTTTGCCGGACAGTCGGGAGCCGAGGCGCAGGCGTTTCAAGGTGGCCCGACCCTCCTCGGTAATGGCATGCAAACGGGAACCCGAGTAAAAGAAATGCTGTGCAGGCTCATCCTCATAGGGATTGACGTATGCAGGCCCCACCACTTTGAGACGGTTGCAGTCAGCGCATGAGCAGTTGAGATTGCTCCACGTCGCCGCCAACAAAGGCTTCTCGTTTTTAGGAATGAAATGATCGACCTGCATATTGTCGATGGATCCCAGTAACGATTCACAGTAAACGCATTTCTCATGCGCTTCTAGGAACAGCGCGGCCAAGATGTCAGCAGCCCGCCATGGACGGGTGGAACGGTATTGCTCGAAATGCTCTCCCAGGGCCTGTTCCTTTTCGGGCGTGTCGAGCGATTCGGGTGGGCGGCCTCGTTGCAGTCGAATCACACGCTGACTCCACCCATGGCCCTGTACTGCATGTCATAGACCCTCCGGAGGGGATTGGTCGGATGGAGCATGGTCATGAGATGCTCATACGGTGCCTGAGCAGCAGCAAGGTCATCGCTGTCAAGAGCGTCATTAAACTCCTGTTCTATCCGTTGACGCTCCTGCGAGAGGGTGTCTTCAATCCCCATCACATCCCGCAAGATCTCCTCGATACTCCAGCCCTGAAAGCCGTAGGACTCCGGCTTGGGAAAAATCTTTTTGATCTGCGGAAGACCATTTGTCCCACTCTCCAGCACGACCAACTGATGCTCGCTCAATCCCTGAATGATGTGGGGACTGTGCGTAGTCGCGATGATTTGCGCACGCGGCACAATTTCCTGAATCAAGCTTAGGATTTTGTTTTGCCAAGTTGGATGCAGATGTACGTCAATTTCATCAATAAGAATACAGCCATCAAACTCTTCCGCAGCCTGTTGGCCACGGGAATAATACTCAACTCCGAGAACGATGCCAA from Deinococcus sp. QL22 encodes:
- a CDS encoding HNH endonuclease signature motif containing protein — its product is MIRLQRGRPPESLDTPEKEQALGEHFEQYRSTRPWRAADILAALFLEAHEKCVYCESLLGSIDNMQVDHFIPKNEKPLLAATWSNLNCSCADCNRLKVVGPAYVNPYEDEPAQHFFYSGSRLHAITEEGRATLKRLRLGSRLSGKHDVVWEGIVRLVETLHHKLDRVVGGELDEVLKADIWSDAVAIVESGTPEKEFSAVMASQLLQYSEWERAEQVLRHLKVWDAELERLDVLMRLQALPIRRPA